Sequence from the Candidatus Accumulibacter similis genome:
GACGGCGCCGGTCCTTTCCCATTCCCGCCAGGCTGCGGCGAGATCGAGGACGTTCTGCGGGCTCAAGGTCGCGGCGTCTTCGAGGCTGGAAAGGGCGGACCAGGGGGCTGGGTTCATGTGCGGATGGTACCCGAAACCAGACGCCAAGTCCATGTTTACAAGCCATTTTCACGGCGCTCTGGCGGGCGGTGGCGCTTCCGGATGCGCCCCGGCTCGATGCCTTCGAGGAGGAGTTTCAACCCGGTCCAGTCGGTTTCACGCGTGCTCGCCTTGGACCAGTCGGAAATGAAACGGCCAGCCTCGAGACGCTTGGCCCAGACGCAGAAACCACTGCGGTCCCAGTAGAGCACCTTGACCAGCGTCGAGCGCCGGTTGAAGAAGACGAAGAGTTGTCCGCTCACGGGGTCCTCGCGCAGCGCGTGGCGCGTCAGCGCAATCAGCCCGTCGAAGGATTGACGCAGATCGACCGGGCAACCATAGACCTGCACGCGAATTCGCGCTTCCGGGAAGAACATCAGCCGCGAACAAGGGACAGCTGCAGACCTTGGCCGAGGTCGAGGGTCAGTTCAAGACGCGCAGCTGACGGGTGCTCGCGGCGCAGGACGCCGGCGTCAAGGAAGGCGCCCGGCGCCGCCCGGTCGGGCTTGCTGCTGCCGCCGGCCTGCAGGCGGCTTCGCCAGCGATGGAAGCTGGTATCGCTGATTCCTTCCCGCGCGCAGAATTCAGCGACGCTCAAACCGCTGCCGTCAAAGCGCGACAGCAGGACCCGCCACTGCTCCGCGCCGCGCTTCACCCGCAACCTCCTGGCCGTCGTCTCCATGCCTCACCTCCATTCCGTGATCCAGGGAAGGCATTCTCGTCAGGACGACGAGTGTGGGGAACAACGCCGGCTGGTTACCGGTTACAATTCAGCAACCCCGGCTCGCCGCAAGAGAGCAACCGGGTCCAGGCGATTGACAGCATCACACGCCACTTCAGACGCTGGTCTCTCGCCGCCACCGCACCGCCGTGCCGCCTCAGGGTGCTCGTGGAAGAACTCGTCCTCAACCTCCAGAAGCGCATTCGCCATTGCTCCCGACCTCCAAAACAGGCACCCCAATTCCCGCCGTTATCACGCATGCAAGCGGATGTGACCTTGTGCCAAGCTTCGAGGATTGGCTTCGTGTCTGGTGGATCGCCTCATGCCCCGCTCGCATATCGTGCCGCTCGCCGGAGAACGCTACCGCTTGAAGCATCAGCGCCAAGCCGACATCGTCAACGCCAGAAGCGGAGCGAGCCCCTGAAATTGAGCGCGGCGCGCCGGTAACCATTCTTCCAGACCGGCCTCCAGGCGGTCGTCTGGCGCAAGGGCCATGACTTGTGGGGGGTACCAGTACGCAATCGGTGTGTGCGGGAAGAACGTGGGCGCCTTCAATCGGCGTTGACAAGCCGGAAGAAATCTGTACAAAGCAAAGTACGACCCGGCGTTCGAGCAAGCTGGTGTCCTGCTTCAGGGACAGCCTAGTCCCTGTACACAACTGCACGCACAGGAGGAACCATGTTCAACGCCACTTCAAGACACTGGTTGATCGCAATGGTATCAAGTCTCGTGGTCAGTGCCGTCTTGGCTGCCGACAAGCCGCACGTCGTCATTCTGGCCACCGGCGGCACGATTGCAGGGGCAGGCGCCGATGTCACCAACAGCGCCACATATCAAGCGGCAAAGGTGCCGGTCGAGAAGCTGATCGCCGGCATTCCGCAACTGAGCGGGATCGCCGCAGTGCGTGGCGAACAGGTTTTTCAGATTGCTTCCGAAAGCCTGACCAATGCCAATCTGCTGACGTTGGGGAAGCGCGTTTCGGCCTTGGTCAAGCAAAGCGACGTCGATGGCGTGGTCATTACGCACGGCACCGATACGCTTGAGGAAACCGCCTACTTTCTCACTCTGGTGGTGCGTACCGACAAGCCCATCGTGCTTGTCGGTTCGATGCGACCGGGGACGGCGATGTCGGCCGACGGAATGCTCAATCTGTACAACGCGGTCAGCGTGGCGGCCAGCAGCGATGCCCGTGGCAAAGGCGTGTTGGTGGCGATGAACGACGAGATCAGCAGTGGCCGCGACGTCTCGAAGATGGTCAATATCAGGACCGAAGCCTTCAAGAGTCCGTGGGGGCCGCTGGGAATGGTTGTCGAGGGCAAGAACTACTGGTTCCGTCTACCCGCAAAGCGGCACACCAATGGCTCCGAATTCGACATTGACAGGATCGAGACACTGCCGTCGGTTGAAATCGCGTACGGTTCAGGCAACGCTACGGATACCGCTTACCGCGCCTTTGCAGCGAGTGGTGCCAAGGCCATCATTCATGCCGGGACGGGCAATGGTTCGGTGAGCAGTGCGGTAGTGCCCACTCTGCAGGAACTCCGGGGTAAAGGGGTCCAGATCATTCGTTCATCGCACGTCAATGCTGGCGGCTTTGTGTTGCGCAATGCCGAGCAACCCGATGACAAGTATGACTGGGTGGTGGCGCATGACCTCAATCCGCAAAAGGCGAAGATTCTTGCCTCGGTGGCTCTGACCAAGACCCAGGACAGCAAGGAGTTGCAGCGGATGTTCTGGGAGTACTGATTCTCGGTCGGCGATCAAGGCAGCGAGTCCTGCGAAGGCACTTCCTGATTCGCCTCCGAGAGGCGCCTGAGTGGTTGGAGAGCGAACGCCACTTTGGCGAGTAGTCAGGGCTCGGACGGCAAAGGGGAGGAAAGTTTCAGGCCAGGATAGCTGCGCGCAGTTGTCCCAGGCTCTTCCTGGCCTTGGGCTTGGATGCCACCAAACCCACACGCAGCCTTGCACGAAGGAATGCGGTCCCACGGGCAGGCGCACCAAGGGCGGGTCTTGCGCATTCACCGGGCGGTGTCCCGGCGTAGTGCCTCGTCCAGTAACCGCTCGCCGCGTACACTTTGGCGGCGGGAGAGTAGTCAGGCTCCTGGCGTCCGTGCTGAAGGAGGCGAGTCAATGAAGGTTATCTGGAGCGAGGAGTTCACCGATTCCTATGCGGTCGATCCGGCAGCGGAACCCGGACGCATGGAGGCCATTCGTGATGTCATTCGGAATGCGGTGACTTTCGTGGCTGCCCGACCGGCAAGCGAAGAGGATATCGCCCGCTGCCACACAAAGTCTCATATTGAGCATGTCCGGCGGATTGGCATATACGACATCGCTGCGCTGTCGGCGGGTGCCGCCATCCAAGCTGCGGAGATCGGAATGAACGAGCCCTGCTTCGGCCTCATCCGCCCCCCGGGTCATCACGCTTCGGCGGACAGTTGCTGGGGCTTCTGCTACTTCAACAATATGGCGATCGCTCTGGAAAGGCTGAGGTACGAGGGCAAGGTCGCCAAGGCCCTTGTGCTCGACATCGACCTGCACTTCGGTGATGGGACGGTCGATATCCTGGCGGACAAGGGTTACGCGACCATCGTCAACCCCGCGTCGAACTCGCCGGCGGACTTCATCCGGCAGGTGGGCGTAGCCTTGGACTCGGAGACCTACGACATCATCGGAGTTTCCGCCGGTTTCGACTATGCCCGCGAGGACTGGGGGGGCTTGCTCGGGGAGTCCGACTACACTGACATCGGACGGATGGTCCGCGCAACTGCACGCAAGACCGGAGCCGGATTCTTCGCCATCCTCGAAGGCGGTTACAACCATCGGGTGCTCGGACACAACTGCATGGCGCTACTGGACGGCATGCGCGAGAACTGAACGACCACGCCGCCAAGCCGAAGTCCACAGACGTCCTCTTGTGGGGCATTCCGCCTCGGGCAGCGCGCCTGGCGTCTATCGAAGCAACCGACCGTGACGCGCTGTCACACTGAGCCGAGACAGCTGGTGGGCGCCACAGAGTTCGTTGGTCGGCAGGCAATGGACGCCGTGATGCGTGGTCATCGTGCCGGGCCGGCACCTTCCTCATGCCTGACTGGTCGAAGGCCAGGATCCTGGGCTGCTTGCCCATGGCGAGTCGATGCGGGCGCGCCACGACCCACACGGGAAGCCGTGATTCCGGCGGCACCACGCAATCCCGCTCGAGTTCGACCGCGCCAAGGCGACTGTCGACGGCGCCCGGGTCGCGCCTCAGTCGACCCGCAGCAGCACGACGCGATCGTTGTAGGTATCGATGACCCAGACGTAGGGCGCGCGGGCAAGAACTGCCTCGGGCTTGTGGAAGGCATCGGCGGCGCGGCCGCGTCGGCCGCTGCCGAGTACACCGAGGAGTCGATGGCTGCGATCGAGGAGCAGGATGCGATGGTTGTACTCGTCCGCCAGCCAGAGGCGATCGCCGTCGATGGCGAGGTACTTCGGCCCGCTCAGGCCAA
This genomic interval carries:
- the tnpB gene encoding IS66 family insertion sequence element accessory protein TnpB — translated: MFFPEARIRVQVYGCPVDLRQSFDGLIALTRHALREDPVSGQLFVFFNRRSTLVKVLYWDRSGFCVWAKRLEAGRFISDWSKASTRETDWTGLKLLLEGIEPGRIRKRHRPPERRENGL
- a CDS encoding transposase; its protein translation is METTARRLRVKRGAEQWRVLLSRFDGSGLSVAEFCAREGISDTSFHRWRSRLQAGGSSKPDRAAPGAFLDAGVLRREHPSAARLELTLDLGQGLQLSLVRG
- a CDS encoding asparaginase, yielding MFNATSRHWLIAMVSSLVVSAVLAADKPHVVILATGGTIAGAGADVTNSATYQAAKVPVEKLIAGIPQLSGIAAVRGEQVFQIASESLTNANLLTLGKRVSALVKQSDVDGVVITHGTDTLEETAYFLTLVVRTDKPIVLVGSMRPGTAMSADGMLNLYNAVSVAASSDARGKGVLVAMNDEISSGRDVSKMVNIRTEAFKSPWGPLGMVVEGKNYWFRLPAKRHTNGSEFDIDRIETLPSVEIAYGSGNATDTAYRAFAASGAKAIIHAGTGNGSVSSAVVPTLQELRGKGVQIIRSSHVNAGGFVLRNAEQPDDKYDWVVAHDLNPQKAKILASVALTKTQDSKELQRMFWEY
- a CDS encoding histone deacetylase family protein produces the protein MKVIWSEEFTDSYAVDPAAEPGRMEAIRDVIRNAVTFVAARPASEEDIARCHTKSHIEHVRRIGIYDIAALSAGAAIQAAEIGMNEPCFGLIRPPGHHASADSCWGFCYFNNMAIALERLRYEGKVAKALVLDIDLHFGDGTVDILADKGYATIVNPASNSPADFIRQVGVALDSETYDIIGVSAGFDYAREDWGGLLGESDYTDIGRMVRATARKTGAGFFAILEGGYNHRVLGHNCMALLDGMREN